One Syngnathus typhle isolate RoL2023-S1 ecotype Sweden unplaced genomic scaffold, RoL_Styp_1.0 HiC_scaffold_53, whole genome shotgun sequence genomic region harbors:
- the LOC133148311 gene encoding uncharacterized protein LOC133148311 produces the protein MSIRGSFGECFNRAVACAKSTMCFWLFLLVCVTIIFFSGVTLSGGIEYHEPRTLFSQATANANSSRCGSWGELARHKRDTKSPFGHVVCVPGAVRVPTCVPWLLSWAYNNSLMFTVAPNTSSSIILPLKSLKGFRNGRPTTGDRWLGYWWYLTGHPVNTGWGTLVTTQMRGYWPSGSSDEAVFFAKRVTLINRGTSLLLTLTLPDGHIRPPNATLFNTSCWGFQLWAWSSGTDPRFPIAICLNRTMSVADRPVTNKYTLSAGAKITSTLLTDVDSYFVASTGISGHTNYWLLMAEQAAKMAGASCIACMGPRPLLKIIPANIGPKCAVVLMLDSSISPTHDCFRWDTVYPVAPMTKHKPLFSSVVAKGNFTCIRLPGTGVKLGAIPAPWCGSVTKVTAPFLPIARCDIWFWCNSNKLYDRLPFDSAGICALVTLLLPVHLIPMSSYDLTSFATSVVPKFWPRTKRDAEWRGTANPTYIDAIGVPRGVPDEYKLVNQIAAGFESALCWWCTLNKNVDRINYVHYNVQRLGNWTEAGFKAVHSQLAATSLMAFQNRMALDMLLSREGGVCAMFGEQCCTFIPNNTAADGSLSQALEGLRALNGKMKEHSGVNTEVWANWLNVFGKYRTLVSSALVSVAVFSAILTLCGCCCIPCLRSLINRLITAAISPPAETFPLLLRDDLSVDGGSFSVDDPVSESVVVNLSDLFSDPGFADCDSVSSRV, from the coding sequence atgagcattagagggtcatttggtgagtgctttaatcgggctgtagcctgcgcgaagtctaccatgtgcttttggttgtttttgctggtttgtgttaccattatatttttttcaggggttactttatctggagggatagagtaccatgagcctcgcacattattctctcaggcgactgctaacgctaattctagtcgatgtggctcatggggagaacttgctagacataagcgcgacactaaatccccttttggtcatgttgtttgtgttccaggagccgtccgtgttccaacctgtgtaccatggcttttgtcttgggcttataataactcattaatgtttactgtggctcctaacacatcttcttctattattttacctttgaaaagtttgaaggggtttcgtaatggtcgccccactactggagatagatggctcgggtattggtggtatttaactggccacccggttaacaccggctggggcacccttgtcaccacgcaaatgcgagggtattggccctctggttccagtgacgaggctgtgttctttgctaaacgagtgactttgataaatcggggcacaagcctccttttgactcttacactccctgacggtcatattcgtcctccaaatgccaccttgtttaacacttcttgttggggttttcaactgtgggcttggtcctctggaaccgatcctcgctttcctattgctatttgccttaatagaacaatgtcggtcgcagaccgtcccgttacaaataaatacaccttgtcagcgggagcaaaaatcacaagtacgctcctaactgatgtagacagctattttgtggcctccacagggataagcggtcatactaactactggcttcttatggctgagcaggccgcaaagatggctggcgctagttgcattgcatgcatgggtcccagacctcttttgaaaatcatacctgcaaatataggccctaagtgtgctgtcgttttgatgttagactcgtccatttcacccactcacgattgttttagatgggatacggtttaccctgttgcccctatgacaaagcataaaccccttttttcgtctgttgtagctaagggtaattttacatgcattagattacctggtaccggtgtgaagctCGGCGCCATACCTGCTCCGTGGTGTGGGTCCGTGACCAAGGTcacggccccttttttgcccattgctcgttgtgatatttggttttggtgtaatagtaacaaactttatgataggttgcctttcgacagcgctggaatttgcgctttggtaaccctattgctacctgttcatttgataccaatgtcctcttatgatctaacgtcttttgctacgtccgtagtgcccaaattctggccgagaacgaaacgagacgccgaatggcggggcacagctaatccaacctacatcgacgccattggtgttcctaggggagtgccggatgagtataagctggtgaatcagatagcagctggttttgaatccgccctgtgttggtggtgtactcttaacaaaaatgttgacaggattaactacgtccattacaacgtgcagaggcttggaaactggaccgaggcgggtttcaaggcggtccactcccaactggccgctacttccctcatggctttccagaatcgaatggcccttgacatgctactctcaagagagggcggtgtctgcgccatgttcggtgagcaatgttgcacttttattccaaataacactgcggccgacggaagcctgtcccaggcccttgagggcctgcgggccttgaacgggaagatgaaggagcacagtggagtgaacacggaggtttgggccaactggttgaacgtgttcggaaaataccgcaccctggtttcctctgccctggtctccgttgccgttttctctgccattttgaccttgtgtggatgttgttgcatcccttgtctccgatccctaattaacaggctaattacggctgctatctctccaccagctgagactttcccgttgctcctgagggatgacctttcggtcgacgggggttccttctctgttgacgacccggtcagcgaatctgttgtggtaaacttgtccgatttgttttctgacccgggctttgccgattgtgactcagtttcctcccgtgtgtaa